The genomic window CCGTATCGAGCGGGAGTTTCTGCGCTCAGACCAGAGGCGTTATCATGTTCCCTGCCCTGTCTGCGGCACGCTGCAATGGCTGAAGTTCGAGCGGTTGCGCTGGCCGAAGGGCATGCCGGACCGGGCGAGGTATCACTGCGAGGCCTGTGAGGAACCGTTCGAGGAGCGGCACAAGACGACGTTCATGGATCCGGCGAACGGCGCGTGCTGGATCGCGACGGCTCCTGCGGAGCAGATCGCATCCGCGGAGGCTGCCGCTACAGCCGGGTTTCACATCTCGGCGCTCTACTCGCCGCTCGGCTGGCAGAGCTGGGCGGAGATCGCGCGCCTCTGGGAGGCGGCGCAGGGAAATGACGCGGCACTCAAGACCGTGAAGAACACGGTGCTAGGTGAGACCTGGGCGGAGCGCGGTGAGGCTCCGGACTGGGAGCGGCTCTACGAGCGGCGCGGGCCGCACCGTCTGGGCGAGGTGGCGGATGGGGTTCTGGTGCTGACGGCCGGGGCGGACGTGCAGCGGGACCGGGTCGAGATCGACGTCTGGGGCTGGGGGCGCGGCCTGCGGTCGTGGCTGATAGAGCACGTCGTGATCGAGGGCGAGATCGGCACGGAGCCGGTCAGGCAGGCGCTGTCGGAGCTGCTGATGCGCACGTGGCGGCATCCGTCCGGTAGCGAGTTGCCCATCTCGCGGCTGGCAATCGACTCGGGGGACGGCGCCACCACGGACGCAGTTTATTCGTGGGTGCGGGCGCAGTCACGGGACCGGGTACTGGCGATCAAGGGGATGCGCGACGGCGTCGTCACCAGCCCGGTTGATGGCCCCAGCTGGGTGGAGGTCACGGAGAGGGGCCGGAAAGTCAGGAGAGGCGTTCAGCTCTGGTCGGTGAGGGTGGGCTTCTTCAAGTCCGAGACCTATCGCTTTCTGCGCCTCGCACAGCCGACGGACGAGGATCTGGAGGCAGGTCGCGGCTGGCCGGCAGGGTTCATTCACATCCCGCGCGGTGTAACGTCGGAATGGGTGCGGCAGCTGACGGCCGAGCAGCTGGTGGCCGTGCGGATGCGGGCCGGCTACATGAAGACGGAATGGCAGCAGCTGCGGGATCGGAACGAGGCGCT from Paracoccus sp. SMMA_5_TC includes these protein-coding regions:
- a CDS encoding phage terminase large subunit family protein; this encodes MRVAEFDGAREIRAAWLAGLAPDPKQTVSEWADRHRVLSSRGSSEAGPYRTARTPYLREIMDALSPTSPLQRIVFMKAAQVGATEAGNNWVGYVMHRAPGPFLAVQPTTDLAKRLSQQRIDPLIEESPALRALVAPARSRDSGNTVLAKRFPGGQFVLTGANSAVGLRSMPARWVFLDEVDAYPGDVDGEGDPVSLAEARTVSFGHRAKMFLVSTPTIRGISRIEREFLRSDQRRYHVPCPVCGTLQWLKFERLRWPKGMPDRARYHCEACEEPFEERHKTTFMDPANGACWIATAPAEQIASAEAAATAGFHISALYSPLGWQSWAEIARLWEAAQGNDAALKTVKNTVLGETWAERGEAPDWERLYERRGPHRLGEVADGVLVLTAGADVQRDRVEIDVWGWGRGLRSWLIEHVVIEGEIGTEPVRQALSELLMRTWRHPSGSELPISRLAIDSGDGATTDAVYSWVRAQSRDRVLAIKGMRDGVVTSPVDGPSWVEVTERGRKVRRGVQLWSVRVGFFKSETYRFLRLAQPTDEDLEAGRGWPAGFIHIPRGVTSEWVRQLTAEQLVAVRMRAGYMKTEWQQLRDRNEALDCRVYARAAAWLMGLDRWDEPRWEQRELAFEAPRAGAAEQGGVLPADMAPDPFERGQKRRQDWMGPRPGRWI